The genomic interval gTAAAATTAATTATCTTAATTACATGATTGTTTAGATACACAGTTCCTTTGCATTTAAGTCAACAAAAATCCATAAAATTTGCAGGGCTGCTACTCAAAGGGCTCTTTGATAGGATATAGAAATGGACTGACAGAGACATCAAAGGGTTCAACAAAGATTAAGTCCTGCTTTTGGGATGGAATAcaccagtacaggctgggaGACAACTAGCTGGAAAGCAGTTTTCCAGaaaaggatgtgaaggtcctcGAGGACAACAGGTTCAACACGAGCCAGCAGGGCACTCGTGTGGCAAAGGCCAACCCCATACTGGGCTCTCTTAGCAAGAATGTAGCCCGCAGGTCAAGGAAGTGATTTCTTTCCTCTCTACTCAGCACTTAACGAGATTGCATCTGAAgtcctgtgtccagttttggtcTCCCCAGTACAAAGCCCTGACCTACAGGAGCAAGTCCAGTGGACTGCCAGCATGGTTAGGGCTTGGGACATATCATACAAGGAGAGGCCAAAAGAATGCAGGCATCTCACTGGCTACAGCTACCTAATAGGAGGGTGTAGAGAAGACTTCTCAGAGGTGTGCAGTGGAAGGATGAAAAGTGAAAGGCAAAAGTTGCCAAAAGAGTCCATATATCCAACTCAATAGaaggaaaacatgttttgtttggttggggtttggttttttggtttatttgtttttgagGGTGTTCAAACacaggaacaggctgcccagagcagccctagcatctccatccttggagatattaaaaactaGGCTGGAGAAAGTCTGAGTAACTGACCTATGTGGacttgctttgagcaggagattGATCTAGACCTgtgaaggtcccttccaacctatatgattctctgattctgtgaaaagttttttattcttccaaacTGTGACACAGAAGCATGAACTTCCAGGGTTCTTCTAATATGAAAACCTTAAACCAGGTTTTTTCCAAGCTAAACTCACTGAAAAACTTTTGGTAATTGTTACTGTCATACTTGATTTTAACTGCATATTCATCTTTTCTGAATGGGATACTGAACAAAGAATGGAAAAATCTccaagaagaaaatctgttgaggaaaaaaaagtccattcTTAATAGGTAAATTGTTATGCAGCTTTTTTCCATCCCCCAAATTTTTCACAGGGATTAGAAGCAAAAGATTCACAATTATAAAAGGGGATTCTTATATGTCATTAAAGATATGACAAAACAATGAATTGGAaaaattttcacaaaacatACAAAAGGGCAGTTCTTGTAAGATTCCCAGACCAGAATGGCTTGGATAAGTATTTGAGCAAAACCTTTAACGGTTTGAGGTTTGTCCTCTCCTCTTTAATACTATGGCCTGAAGGCACAAAAAAATTAGTAGGAGATCATTGTGATACCTTCAAAGCAAAGCAGTATTAAGATATGAAAGCACATTCACTTGTTATTCTCAACaatccaaacaaaaagaaaattaaaaccacagaGCCCCATGGACTTTCAGCTTCTTAGAACTTGTCTGGCCACTGAATTTCTGAGCCAAGTAATTAAGATTTAGTTAGTATAACCCTAGAAGGTACATACAAATACACAATCTGCGAAATGGGAAAAAGACTACAGTGCAGAGGACTGACTGCCTGCTGACTGGCAgccacacacacgtgcacactgGCATCCTTCAGGTTCTGCTTCCTAGGCTTTGCAGTCTTACTAACTTGCTGTATTATCTCTCTCATCGCTATTCCCCTTAGCTGCTGTCTCAATTCCTTTGTTTCTATGAGCTTTTACAGCAGTGTCTACGAATTTGTCTAGAATCATGACTTCAGAAGCAGCTTGACAGGCATTCAAAGAACTAGAATTTATTTCACCATCATTTTGCTGCCAGGGAACATGCTGCAAAGAATGCAGCAACACCGCACACGTATGTTACATGCAGCTTAGTTTGAAACAGTGGGTCCTCTATGAATGGCACCCTCTATATCAAAACATATCTATCCCATTACCATACCATTACCAAATGCCTTTGTGAATAAATGtacaatttgttttctttatttactaCATCTTTTTTACAGAATCTTGAGATGGCTTTTCAAAGGACTCATCTGGATGCAGAAGAATCTCAGGAAATACAGATAACCTTTAAAATACTGTAGAGTAAGTTTTGTCAAAACTAATTTATAGCGATGTCCTTAAATTCCATGGGAAAACAAAGTAACTTATTAAATCTTGATGTAGTTCACAACTTCAGTGGATTAACCTGACCCAAGCAAAATGGAACTTCATAACCTATATTTAAGCTTTAGGTAAAACTCACTAGATACACAAGAGACTTCTAACTTAATctctaatatttcttttttcctgtacaTATACAATTTGTGAAAATGGAAGACACAGCCAACACTACAATGCTAAGAGTACAACAGGATGAGAGCACTGGATAGCAGAAATTCCTGTTCTGGCATCACGttcaggcatttaaaaaataagtttgagatgaaaaatttatttaagtTTGATCTTAATACTGTTTACATAACAAATTAGCACAAGatcaattttttcttcattcttttaaaatatttattcaacaatgctgttttcaccCCTCTACCCTCTTTCCCCAAACCCACACAAAGTCTGAAATACAAGATTATTTAACTAGAGAATTCATACTGGGTATATACAATTATATATCACTCTTTTTATCCTGCAGTGATGCATATCTGCCAGAATGACTAAGCCTTTGTCTCTCAAAGTTCTGGTATCTGCAGTGGCAGGGGAGTTAAAAATCAGCACAAGAGAGAAAGGTCTGATGGTGTGCCAATGTACAATGGAAGAGAATTCAATAACAAGCTGCAGAGACAGTGGGCTTTTATCAGACACATTCAAAAGTGGTGGTGGCTACACATCAATGCTGGACCAGAGTGTGTTACTGCAGAGTGCGACTGAGTGTTTTCCCCACAGGCAATACACTATTATTGACTCCCCCCATTAACATGTAGGGTGGATATACATTTATTGAAGGTTCTAATGGAAGGCTGAGGGACTCCTATCCTGAGGCCAGAGCAGAAAGACAGCCTATCACTTCATGTAATGGTAGCCCATGTGTGACAGACCTGACCtacatttcccccctttctttctcaCAACAGCCTGTCACTGTTTTAAGAAGCTATTTTCTGAGAggtataaaaagaaatgcatgctAGAGCTGCCTAGTTAATGTGTTATATCGGAATATTATTTATAAACCTGCTTTAAAAAGACTAGTTTAGACTACAGCTGAATTATGAAAGCTACCATAACATACACACAAGCAAAAAGAATGTGTCTTAATGATTCTGAAGTGCTTATAAGCCCGTACACATTGAACACTAGGTATAAATGGATTAATACCTATATCTAAGATACTGCAACAAAATGTAGTATAAGACTTGAAATTAAGAATGCTTAATGAAGCTGCCTTAAGATAAAAAGGGCTAAGGTCTATAATTAGTATAAATTTCATATTCATTCAAATTATTAGGAATAATGCCACCTAATGTTTTGTTGGAAGTAATTCAATGTTTTCACTAGCTAATGTATGTGTAGCAAAAGCTATAAATAATGGATCCACATTTGAAAGTAGGACAAGACTGAAAGAAACATTTGGTTCAGCaataaacagcattttaaaataccatctAACTACCACTCCCAGATCCTGCTTATTTACAGAGCTGCTGCCACTACAGCACTCCTTGGCAGGAACCTACCACGCTGCTGCAGGTCATactctttttttgtctcttcgTTCCCTAGAATTTTCCACGCTTGATCAATTTCGATGAACCTCTGCACGCGCTCCTCTACTTCTCCTGCTGGCACATCTGCCTTCTGTTTGTCTGGATGATACTgccaatcaaaaaaaaaaaaaaaaaaaaaaagttgagggGAGTGGAAGTGAGGAGGGTGGAAGAGGAGCAATCAATAATGCATTTGATATTCAGttaaaaggacagagaaaaggagaaggtCTGAGCTAAGGTGCCAAAGGAAGGGAGACAACGATGCTGGGCACGAGAGAAAACTGCCAATTTAATTAGACCACTGAAATGGCAACAAAACCACCAGTGGCACAAATGTCACCATGCGCACCGACGGCATTTTCTGGATAATTTGCTGATGGAATCATTGGTCTTATGGACAATTTACCTAGAGAGAATGACTACCACAAACAGAAATAGGTACATGCAGAGGACCACAACACAAGAACAAGAAGAGGTGCTGTAGGTGCTAGCAGCTCTCATAATATTACACATAGCCAATTTAAACAATACCACCAACCACCAATGTTTATTTAAGGCTATTACAGATAAATTGAATGCTGTATTACATGTAcctagctttttttaaaaatggtaaataGGATATACATGatcaaatataatttataataCATGTAATTCTACTTTTGAAAATACGCCTCAACATCTTTAATTTCTTCCAGTTCAGTGAATCAATAGCCCTTCCAAATATGTAAAGTCATGGGTCACTGGCTACAAAATGGTGTCATTTTAGTTAAGAAATGGTTATTTGAGGACATGGCTGCAAGAAATCCCACGTTAAAAAggcaataataattaaaatggtAACACGTTTTCTTTACCATTTGTACTACAGGTTCTGAACACAGCATTCCAACTTCTTTTTGGTGCAAATGTCTACCGAAAAGGAGCCCTCAAAGCTCCATCTTCCTGTAGCTTTAATTCATTTCCAATAATATCtctttttgatattttaaattgCTCAGTATAAGTGATGGACCAACAGGAAAGTTGCAATATCATCAGACCTATCAGCTGTTAACTGTGTTATAAATCAAGATATCCCTTATTCTGTTGCATTAACTTCTGCCCTTTATACTAACATCAGTTGGGGCACTGAAATGTACAGTAGATTTTAAGACTTAGAACACCTCTTCTACAAGTATTTGAGCAGATTTCTGATTAACTGAATCCCTTTGGTTTAGtttataattaattttggaAAGGAATGAATAGAATACTATCACGTGTGCTTTATAAaatccaaaatttaaaaagaccACTTCTACTGGAGTCTATTTGCTCACTGATGTATGTATCTGTCATTTGCACTGATGGGTATTACCTGGATAAATCCCCTGTATGACAAGAGAATGTACttaagaggaaaatattaaGCTTTGACCTTAAGTTTTTTCACAGGTATTTTTCCATATACAGAGGAATGTACCTGCAGCCACAAGTATGAAGTCTGTACACAAATGTTCCACCATATGAGTAAGCACATGAAGTCACCTCTGCATTCAAGACAGGACTAGCTTGCAACTTGCTGAAGTTATGGCTGAAGCGCAGTTGCAATCTGTAAAGGTTTATCTCTTAGCAATCCCCTCATCTCCACAACTGAAGATGACAAAATTCTAAGGTGCaaacaagtaaaatatttttggttgtTGCATTTAGTCATTGTATGCTAAATAGCTAATTAGGTAATGAGTAATTATACCTTTATTTGGAAGGCACGAAATTCGGTGTTCTGTCAGCATGCGTCATGTTGTACTGTAAGAGctatttaaatgtattatttgttttcaagtccatttttctgaaaccttagcttttccagctgtattttaattttaatagcatttttaacATTGGTGGTTGATTGTATACCACATTTGTGAAAggtcattttaagaaaaatcaatgctTAATAAGCATACAAGGCAAAATAGTCAGATCACATTAAAGACTTATATGGTTTCCTTTTAgcaatgttatttattttaacaattaTATTGGAGGTATGCACCCAGCAGTTACTCCTCAAAGCAATATTTTATCTAAAAAAATGatacttcattattttaaaatatttcagatgctATATTTAAAATTTGGACCCACCCTAAATATTGTAGGGTTAATTACAATACCTAAAAAGAGAGTTATATGACTGCTGTGTATTTCACTCAACTTGGATGATACTGTAAGCATTCTCCTACAAGCTTACACCCAAAAGGATGTAAAGGCCTGTCCAAGTAATATTATAACAGACTTCGTATCACTGAAACTTAACTAGATTTGAATAGCACTGCCAGAAAACTGTTGCTCATATTGTTATCTGTTTGGATTGGCCACAAGACTACACCTTCTCAGATCAGTTTCTGACAGATACATGAAAACATTACTGACCAATTGCCCAAAACACCACTAAGAATAcaggcttctctcctgccaagAATGCTGAGAAAACACCCCCACAAAATTAGTCACACTTTTCCTTTACTATGCCAAAACTTTGccagactgaaaaataattttggactATACTAGAAGTAGTCAGTGAAAAACAGTAAACCACAAATGTCACAAAAGTactttggaaaaataataatcaatGCAGAAAAGGCTGTTCTGTTCATTTCttaaataatgcagaaaatgcattATTCTTCAGATTTATCATTTAGCTTTTAACCTCTTTTCTATAGATTTGGAAAATTTAATATTTGTAGCATATGCAATTTTTATATTCAAAAGACTACAATTTCATGTAGCTAGTAACAACTACATTGTAGGGgaccttttaattaaaaaaaaataacaaaaacccccacaaaaccaaactctCTCCATTTTGGTCTCCATGCTTTCTGAAACTATTTGCTCCTTCCTCTATTCCGATGCCTGTAGTAGTCTATGTCTACACTAAGAAAATCCTCAAACCTCTGCTCTTTTACTCTaagcctccttttttttctcccagtgacCCCATTTCATCTGATTTCATCATGTACCTGTTCTCATTGACTCCCTTTTCCTACTCTCCAGCTTGCCGATCAAAATCCAAGAATCCTTGTCTGTAGCAAAAATCCACTGTTGATTCAACTGCCCATACCCTTTTCCATCTCTGAGATGGCAAACGAGGtgtcctctctccagctgaTTTAGACCCTGTTCAGCCAGCTCACATACCAACCACAGAGGACACCTTCCCAAAGTGTCAACCAACCTGCTAATAGCTGAAGTTTAGAGAGAGTACTCTAATGGCCTCCCATCAATACTTCAGACATTAATCAACcatactcttttttttggtATCTTCCCTTCTTCTTGGTTACCATATTCTTGCTTCTGGttctcctccctctccagcATACCCTTCAGACGAGCTGCCTCAACAGAGccaggggtttggttttgtgctcAGGGAGGTGAAATATGAGGTATGTTTCTgatctcctcctcttttcccatTCAGCCTTATTTCTGGGTTAATCTCAGCTGAAACCGTGTACAAGCTCCGTAATGAAAACAGACAAGCCTGTTTTCTACTCGACCTATCTCCTTCTACTCAAGCTGAACTATTGTTCCTCTCTCCCTCTATGCATCCAGTTATAAGTTCTTAAAATGTTAGAGCCCCCAATATCTCCTGCAATATCACTTCTCAAAATCTGTGCAAATTATCTTCATGTCATTCATACCTGCCACCTGAGCACTATTTTCAGCTATATTACTGCACTTAGGATATATTTAAATCTTTCTGGCTGCATACgtgtaacatttttaagaagcaatACTGCcataaaaccagcttttttgCTGAGCACTCATCTTGATTTTTGAACATAGTAATAATTTTTACTAACATGTTACTACTAAATAGGACTTTATAAAAACAATAAAGGATATTTTCCTGACTCTgacagaaggaagggaaaaggaagaaggttAGAGATGTATGCCCAATCTAGTTTTCCTGTTTTATACCTCTACTAGAAGTAATCTGCTAACTTTCTATTACTAAAGACTGTCTGGAATTTATACCACTTTACAGCGTATGATGCTTTGTGGTTACTgtgaatgttaaaaaataaactgattgATAATGGAAATATATTAGTTCATCTGTTAACTATAAAAAATACCTTACACGCGATACTGCTCGCTCCCTGATGTTTATCTTAAAAGTCACATTGTCATAGTATTTCT from Haliaeetus albicilla chromosome 16, bHalAlb1.1, whole genome shotgun sequence carries:
- the DNAJC24 gene encoding dnaJ homolog subfamily C member 24 isoform X2: MCLLIWWNICVQTSYLWLQYHPDKQKADVPAGEVEERVQRFIEIDQAWKILGNEETKKEYDLQQREDNLTKEWPLHAQIYLEDMSWNEDEQCYTLSCRCGGNYTVFKNETKDVSLVCCDTCSLVIEILQ